From Methanolobus chelungpuianus, a single genomic window includes:
- the smc gene encoding chromosome segregation protein SMC, whose amino-acid sequence MHIKEIEFINFKSFGKKVRIPFYEGFTTISGPNGSGKSNIIDGILFVLGLSSSRTMRAEKLTDLIYNGDSAKKPDFAQVTIKFDNSDHKMPVASDEISITRKIRETDTGYYSYFYFNGKAVSLTDIHTQLAKAGVTPEGYNVVMQGDVTRIINMTPVERRKVIDEIAGVAEFDSKKERALNELEIVRERVERVDIIIEEVGQQLGKLKEERDQALKYQSLKAEKMKFEGFVLLAKLKDARTELSSVTADIEAKEGVLENLSAALAERQSKVEELEKALDELTSSIQKTGEDEQIQIKKEIEGIRGEMSRCRDSIELADNEVEDIEARRRKTFVEIDELKGKLQTLDSKISEESERKDTIQAEMSERRTQRMILQSKIADVDAKFAQTRDEISTLRSQLETAKNGKNELMRSEDRLLDSLRRKSAEVRDIESEIEDARSKSQSSESDTLSVQYDIDKLNEKIDSLTRDIDDLERNRAQIQSVIKDLEAELRNYEKDYARIEVRVRGAEDHSSYSKAVEMVMNEKKHHGLPGIYGTIAELGSVDQKYSAALEIAAGGKMQAVVVENDEDAARAIDYLKQRQGGRATFLPLNKMEQRRPYKDLSDRQGVVGYAIDLIDFDPKFESAFWYVFRDTLIVDTLTNARRLMGGLRMVTLEGDMVEKSGAMVGGSKQQRSGLSFAASEKDKLVKLAEKITEFDSRRSTAIKKLDQIEGHISQVNREINEHDKEISKKEMHIEEIAGRGERLTQLIESKNAELAAIEESRKQLREEMERIVSDKEEKGLAVESLERDIAVLEEKLAGSQVPELNRQAEQLDEEIRRLDNRVRDIESDINALKLDRDYSNSKMEENRELIRTMEEKKSSHKQRVKELKDQIEELEKSLLEKKQREEELAGKLKELQQQRANLHEEHIAARKQLDATRSKYDEAQRHKMALEATKIALDEQVGELGEELQRRGIEDTDEVPNYETVRTRIASIEKAMERLEPVNMRAIDEYDEVELRLNELVTRRDTLSREREQILERIQQYEQLKKDTFMTTFHGINGPFKEIFNELSDGSGELVLDSYDDPFSGGLTLKAQPREKTLQRLEAMSGGEKSLTALAFVFAIQQYRPAPFYAFDEIDMFLDGSNAGKVAQRVKKAVENAQFIVVSLRKPMIEAAERTIGVAMQENNITSITGVKLR is encoded by the coding sequence GTGCATATTAAGGAAATTGAGTTCATAAACTTCAAGTCCTTCGGAAAAAAGGTCAGGATCCCTTTCTACGAAGGTTTTACCACCATATCAGGGCCAAACGGCAGTGGTAAATCCAATATAATAGATGGCATCCTCTTTGTGCTGGGACTCTCAAGCTCACGCACAATGAGGGCCGAGAAGCTGACGGATCTTATATACAACGGCGACAGTGCAAAAAAACCGGATTTTGCCCAGGTCACTATCAAGTTCGATAATTCTGACCATAAGATGCCTGTGGCAAGTGATGAGATCTCTATCACTAGGAAGATACGCGAGACAGATACGGGCTACTATAGCTATTTCTATTTTAACGGCAAGGCTGTGAGCCTCACAGATATCCATACCCAGCTGGCAAAGGCCGGGGTTACTCCCGAAGGCTACAATGTCGTGATGCAGGGTGACGTCACCCGTATTATCAATATGACGCCGGTGGAAAGGCGCAAGGTCATTGATGAGATCGCGGGTGTTGCTGAGTTCGACAGCAAGAAGGAAAGGGCCCTGAACGAGCTTGAGATCGTGCGTGAAAGGGTTGAGCGTGTTGATATCATCATAGAGGAGGTCGGCCAGCAGCTTGGTAAGCTCAAGGAGGAGCGCGATCAGGCACTCAAATACCAGTCCCTCAAGGCAGAGAAGATGAAGTTCGAAGGTTTCGTTCTCCTTGCCAAGCTCAAGGATGCAAGAACTGAGCTTAGTTCGGTCACTGCTGATATCGAAGCCAAGGAAGGCGTGCTTGAAAATCTATCCGCTGCGCTTGCAGAGAGGCAAAGCAAGGTGGAAGAGCTTGAAAAAGCCCTGGACGAGCTGACCTCCTCCATCCAGAAGACAGGTGAGGACGAGCAGATCCAGATTAAGAAGGAGATCGAAGGGATAAGGGGAGAGATGTCCCGCTGCAGGGACAGCATCGAGCTTGCAGACAACGAAGTGGAGGACATCGAAGCCAGGCGAAGGAAGACCTTTGTGGAGATCGATGAGCTCAAAGGCAAGCTTCAGACGCTGGACTCTAAGATATCAGAGGAATCCGAACGTAAGGACACTATCCAGGCCGAGATGTCCGAGCGCAGGACCCAGCGGATGATACTCCAGAGCAAGATCGCGGATGTGGATGCCAAGTTCGCACAGACACGGGATGAGATCTCCACTCTAAGATCGCAGCTGGAAACAGCGAAAAACGGGAAGAACGAGCTGATGCGCAGTGAGGACCGCCTGCTGGACTCCCTCAGAAGGAAATCCGCTGAAGTGCGTGATATCGAAAGTGAGATCGAGGACGCAAGATCGAAATCGCAGTCCTCCGAAAGTGACACCCTTTCGGTACAGTATGATATTGACAAGCTCAACGAGAAGATCGACTCCCTCACGAGGGACATTGACGATCTTGAGCGCAACCGCGCCCAGATACAGTCCGTGATAAAGGACCTTGAGGCCGAGCTGCGCAACTACGAGAAGGACTACGCCCGCATCGAGGTGCGTGTCAGGGGTGCCGAAGACCATAGCAGCTACTCAAAGGCTGTTGAGATGGTGATGAATGAGAAGAAGCACCATGGACTTCCGGGGATATATGGCACCATCGCAGAGCTTGGAAGCGTGGACCAGAAGTACTCCGCCGCCCTTGAGATAGCCGCAGGCGGCAAGATGCAGGCCGTGGTCGTTGAGAACGATGAGGACGCTGCAAGAGCCATTGATTATCTCAAGCAGAGGCAGGGCGGCAGGGCAACATTCCTTCCCCTGAACAAGATGGAGCAGCGCAGGCCCTATAAGGACCTCTCCGACAGGCAGGGTGTTGTTGGTTATGCCATAGATCTCATTGATTTTGACCCTAAGTTCGAGTCTGCCTTCTGGTACGTTTTCAGGGACACTCTGATCGTCGACACACTGACCAATGCCCGCCGCCTGATGGGTGGCCTGAGGATGGTGACCCTGGAAGGCGACATGGTGGAGAAGAGCGGCGCAATGGTTGGAGGCTCCAAGCAGCAGCGCTCCGGTCTTTCGTTCGCGGCTTCTGAGAAGGATAAGCTTGTGAAACTTGCCGAGAAGATAACTGAGTTCGATTCAAGGCGCAGTACTGCTATCAAGAAACTGGACCAGATCGAAGGGCACATCTCCCAGGTCAACCGTGAGATCAACGAACATGACAAGGAGATATCCAAGAAGGAGATGCACATCGAAGAGATAGCAGGAAGGGGTGAGCGCCTCACCCAGCTTATCGAATCCAAGAATGCCGAACTTGCGGCTATTGAAGAATCCCGTAAGCAGCTCAGGGAGGAAATGGAAAGGATAGTCTCTGACAAGGAGGAGAAGGGCCTGGCTGTGGAATCACTGGAAAGGGATATCGCCGTGCTTGAAGAAAAGCTTGCCGGCTCCCAGGTTCCTGAACTTAACCGCCAGGCAGAGCAGCTGGATGAGGAGATCAGGCGCCTTGACAACAGGGTACGTGATATTGAATCCGATATAAATGCGCTTAAACTCGACAGGGACTATTCCAACTCCAAAATGGAAGAGAACAGGGAGCTTATCAGGACAATGGAGGAGAAGAAATCCTCCCATAAGCAGCGTGTAAAGGAGCTTAAGGACCAGATAGAGGAGCTCGAGAAGTCCCTACTTGAGAAAAAGCAGCGTGAAGAAGAGCTTGCCGGAAAGCTGAAGGAACTGCAGCAGCAGCGTGCCAACCTCCACGAGGAGCACATAGCTGCTAGGAAGCAGCTGGATGCGACCAGGTCCAAATATGATGAGGCCCAGCGTCACAAAATGGCACTGGAAGCCACGAAAATTGCCCTGGATGAGCAGGTGGGCGAGCTGGGTGAGGAGCTGCAGAGGCGTGGTATCGAGGATACCGATGAAGTTCCCAATTACGAGACCGTGCGTACAAGGATAGCTTCCATAGAAAAGGCCATGGAGAGGCTTGAGCCGGTCAACATGAGGGCCATTGACGAGTACGATGAGGTGGAACTGCGGCTCAACGAGCTTGTCACAAGGCGTGACACCCTTTCCCGGGAAAGGGAGCAGATACTTGAAAGGATCCAGCAGTATGAGCAGCTTAAGAAAGATACTTTCATGACGACATTCCACGGGATCAACGGACCTTTCAAGGAGATATTCAACGAGCTTTCCGATGGTTCAGGGGAGCTTGTCCTTGATAGTTACGATGACCCCTTCTCCGGCGGGCTCACTCTGAAGGCGCAACCCCGGGAGAAGACCCTGCAGCGCCTGGAGGCTATGTCCGGAGGAGAAAAGAGTCTCACTGCCCTGGCATTCGTGTTCGCTATCCAGCAGTACCGTCCTGCCCCGTTCTATGCATTCGATGAAATAGACATGTTCCTTGACGGTTCCAATGCAGGAAAAGTTGCCCAGCGTGTCAAAAAGGCCGTGGAAAATGCCCAATTCATTGTGGTCTCCCTGAGGAAACCCATGATAGAGGCTGCCGAAAGGACAATAGGAGTGGCCATGCAGGAAAACAATATTACAAGCATCACAGGGGTGAAATTGCGTTGA